From a region of the Zingiber officinale cultivar Zhangliang chromosome 4B, Zo_v1.1, whole genome shotgun sequence genome:
- the LOC121976682 gene encoding heterogeneous nuclear ribonucleoprotein 1-like isoform X2, with product MQHSDPGKLFIGGISWSTNEGSLVEYFKNYGEVEEVAIMKDRNTGRARGFGFIVFSDPAVAERVVMEKHMIDGRMVEAKKAVPKDDQQILSRYTTSAHGSPGPGRTKKIFVGGLPSTIAESEFKKYFDQFGTITDVVVMYDHNTQRSRGFGFIAYDSVNAVDKVLFKTFHELNGKTVEVKRAVPKELSTGPKMRSPIQGYNYGLNRTNNFANGFTQRYNPSLFGGYGMRMDSRLGLPSSARNGFPSCNLNFGMGMNLEPDMMSSVGGNSSFGNNMGYGHGLGPYYSGNSTRFNSPIIYNGGNVNTSFVFSSIPRNAWDSGSLTYTLDSARSNACMPLGNGYLSGLSNNNLINWGGTAPISSQVGGNMSSYADGNLSHRGTNNNFDLGGGGIGRNNISNALKISHTASSGGFEETYPELYDENSLYGDPTWRSSSSDLEGVSSFEHALDNVPSDIIAKGSGGYMGNYNITNRQPNRGIDMLRFKTINRRTTM from the exons ATGCAGCATTCAGATCCTGGTAAGCTGTTCATCGGCGGGATTTCTTGGAGCACCAACGAGGGCAGTCTCGTGGAGTATTTCAAAAATTATGGTGAGGTGGAGGAGGTTGCGATCATGAAGGACAGGAACACTGGCCGTGCTCGTGGTTTTGGGTTCATTGTGTTCTCAGACCCAGCCGTAGCGGAGCGAGTTGTCATGGAAAAACACATGATCGATGGAAGAATG GTTGAGGCAAAGAAAGCTGTTCCAAAGGATGATCAACAGATACTTAGTAGATACACTACTAGTGCCCATGGTTCTCCAGGTCCTGGGCGTACCAAGAAAATATTTGTTGGTGGTCTACCATCTACTATAGCAGAGAGTGAATTCAAGAAATACTTCGATCAGTTTGGAACAATTACTGATGTTGTCGTGATGTATGATCACAACACCCAAAGGTCTCGTGGATTTGGTTTCATCGCCTATGACTCAGTGAATGCTGTGGATAAGgtgctttttaaaacttttcatgAGCTGAATGGTAAGACTGTTGAGGTCAAGAGAGCTGTCCCCAAAGAACTATCCACAGGACCAAAAATGCGCTCTCCTATCCAGGGATATAACTATGGCCTGAATAGAACAAACAACTTTGCTAATGGATTTACACAGAGATATAATCCAAGCTTGTTTGGTGGCTATGGGATGAGAATGGATAGTAGACTGGGTCTTCCTAGTAGTGCAAGGAATGGCTTCCCTTCGTGCAATCTTAATTTTGGTATGGGTATGAATTTGGAGCCAGATATGATGTCAAGCGTCGGAGGGAATTCCAGTTTTGGCAACAATATGGGGTATGGGCATGGTCTGGGCCCTTATTACAGTGGGAATTCCACTAGGTTCAACAGTCCTATTATTTATAATGGGGGCAATGTGAACACCAGTTTTGTTTTTAGCTCAATTCCTCGTAATGCATGGGATAGTGGAAGTCTTACTTATACTTTAGACTCTGCAAGGTCCAATGCCTGTATGCCTCTTGGCAATGGGTATCTTAGTGGATTGAGCAACAACAATCTGATAAATTGGGGTGGTACTGCTCCTATCTCATCTCAGGTTGGGGGGAACATGTCAAGTTATGCTGATGGGAATCTCAGTCATAGAGGCACAAACAACAATTTTGATCTAGGTGGTGGAGGGATTGGAAGGAACAATATTTCCAATGCTTTGAAAATTTCCCACACTGCATCAAGTGGTGGATTTGAAGAAACCTATCCAGAACTCTATGATGAAAATTCACTTTATGGAGATCCAACTTGGCGATCATCATCTTCTGATCTTGAAGGTGTTAGTTCATTTGAACATGCACTTGATAATGTGCCTTCGGATATCATAGCTAAGGGCTCTGGAGGTTACATGGGTAATTATAACATCACCAATAGACAACCGAATAGAG
- the LOC121976682 gene encoding heterogeneous nuclear ribonucleoprotein 1-like isoform X1, producing the protein MRQLQIEKRMQHSDPGKLFIGGISWSTNEGSLVEYFKNYGEVEEVAIMKDRNTGRARGFGFIVFSDPAVAERVVMEKHMIDGRMVEAKKAVPKDDQQILSRYTTSAHGSPGPGRTKKIFVGGLPSTIAESEFKKYFDQFGTITDVVVMYDHNTQRSRGFGFIAYDSVNAVDKVLFKTFHELNGKTVEVKRAVPKELSTGPKMRSPIQGYNYGLNRTNNFANGFTQRYNPSLFGGYGMRMDSRLGLPSSARNGFPSCNLNFGMGMNLEPDMMSSVGGNSSFGNNMGYGHGLGPYYSGNSTRFNSPIIYNGGNVNTSFVFSSIPRNAWDSGSLTYTLDSARSNACMPLGNGYLSGLSNNNLINWGGTAPISSQVGGNMSSYADGNLSHRGTNNNFDLGGGGIGRNNISNALKISHTASSGGFEETYPELYDENSLYGDPTWRSSSSDLEGVSSFEHALDNVPSDIIAKGSGGYMGNYNITNRQPNRGIDMLRFKTINRRTTM; encoded by the exons ATGCGCCAGCTTCAGATCG AAAAGAGAATGCAGCATTCAGATCCTGGTAAGCTGTTCATCGGCGGGATTTCTTGGAGCACCAACGAGGGCAGTCTCGTGGAGTATTTCAAAAATTATGGTGAGGTGGAGGAGGTTGCGATCATGAAGGACAGGAACACTGGCCGTGCTCGTGGTTTTGGGTTCATTGTGTTCTCAGACCCAGCCGTAGCGGAGCGAGTTGTCATGGAAAAACACATGATCGATGGAAGAATG GTTGAGGCAAAGAAAGCTGTTCCAAAGGATGATCAACAGATACTTAGTAGATACACTACTAGTGCCCATGGTTCTCCAGGTCCTGGGCGTACCAAGAAAATATTTGTTGGTGGTCTACCATCTACTATAGCAGAGAGTGAATTCAAGAAATACTTCGATCAGTTTGGAACAATTACTGATGTTGTCGTGATGTATGATCACAACACCCAAAGGTCTCGTGGATTTGGTTTCATCGCCTATGACTCAGTGAATGCTGTGGATAAGgtgctttttaaaacttttcatgAGCTGAATGGTAAGACTGTTGAGGTCAAGAGAGCTGTCCCCAAAGAACTATCCACAGGACCAAAAATGCGCTCTCCTATCCAGGGATATAACTATGGCCTGAATAGAACAAACAACTTTGCTAATGGATTTACACAGAGATATAATCCAAGCTTGTTTGGTGGCTATGGGATGAGAATGGATAGTAGACTGGGTCTTCCTAGTAGTGCAAGGAATGGCTTCCCTTCGTGCAATCTTAATTTTGGTATGGGTATGAATTTGGAGCCAGATATGATGTCAAGCGTCGGAGGGAATTCCAGTTTTGGCAACAATATGGGGTATGGGCATGGTCTGGGCCCTTATTACAGTGGGAATTCCACTAGGTTCAACAGTCCTATTATTTATAATGGGGGCAATGTGAACACCAGTTTTGTTTTTAGCTCAATTCCTCGTAATGCATGGGATAGTGGAAGTCTTACTTATACTTTAGACTCTGCAAGGTCCAATGCCTGTATGCCTCTTGGCAATGGGTATCTTAGTGGATTGAGCAACAACAATCTGATAAATTGGGGTGGTACTGCTCCTATCTCATCTCAGGTTGGGGGGAACATGTCAAGTTATGCTGATGGGAATCTCAGTCATAGAGGCACAAACAACAATTTTGATCTAGGTGGTGGAGGGATTGGAAGGAACAATATTTCCAATGCTTTGAAAATTTCCCACACTGCATCAAGTGGTGGATTTGAAGAAACCTATCCAGAACTCTATGATGAAAATTCACTTTATGGAGATCCAACTTGGCGATCATCATCTTCTGATCTTGAAGGTGTTAGTTCATTTGAACATGCACTTGATAATGTGCCTTCGGATATCATAGCTAAGGGCTCTGGAGGTTACATGGGTAATTATAACATCACCAATAGACAACCGAATAGAG